The Vicia villosa cultivar HV-30 ecotype Madison, WI linkage group LG1, Vvil1.0, whole genome shotgun sequence genome includes a region encoding these proteins:
- the LOC131605511 gene encoding protein MHF2 homolog isoform X2, with protein MEEPTFDSDLIHSIMKRIWTLRTLERENVATSDALDSEVGAGSSKKNRTTSANASALKLTCELLRVFVTEAVQRAVAIAETEGDGQIEATHLESILPQLLLDF; from the exons ATGGAGGAACCTACCTTCGACTCT GATCTAATCCATTCCATCATGAAGCGTATTTGGACTTTGCGAACCCTTG AGCGTGAAAATGTTGCTACCAGTGATGCTTTGGACTCTGAG GTAGGAGCTGGATCGTCCAAGAAGAATCGGACAACTTCTG CTAATGCTAGTGCTCTGAAGCTTACCTGTGAACTTCTCCGGGTTTTTGTCACAG AGGCTGTTCAGCGCGCTGTTGCTATTGCAGAGACTGAGGGTGATGGTCAAATAGAAGCTACTCATTTAGAGAGTATTCTTCCTCAATTACTTTTAGATTTCTAA
- the LOC131605511 gene encoding protein MHF2 homolog isoform X1, producing the protein MEEPTFDSDLIHSIMKRIWTLRTLERENVATSDALDSEVGAGSSKKNRTTSGIYVIILLTFLFGGANASALKLTCELLRVFVTEAVQRAVAIAETEGDGQIEATHLESILPQLLLDF; encoded by the exons ATGGAGGAACCTACCTTCGACTCT GATCTAATCCATTCCATCATGAAGCGTATTTGGACTTTGCGAACCCTTG AGCGTGAAAATGTTGCTACCAGTGATGCTTTGGACTCTGAG GTAGGAGCTGGATCGTCCAAGAAGAATCGGACAACTTCTGGTATTTATGTCATCATTCTGCTAACATTCTTATTTGGTGGAG CTAATGCTAGTGCTCTGAAGCTTACCTGTGAACTTCTCCGGGTTTTTGTCACAG AGGCTGTTCAGCGCGCTGTTGCTATTGCAGAGACTGAGGGTGATGGTCAAATAGAAGCTACTCATTTAGAGAGTATTCTTCCTCAATTACTTTTAGATTTCTAA